A genomic segment from Deinococcus aestuarii encodes:
- a CDS encoding saccharopine dehydrogenase family protein, with translation MTLQPRPMIYGANGFTGRLIAREAVRRGLTPILAGRSREAVEPLARELGLEARVFGLDTPAEVARKLEGVSLVLHGAGPFSRTHPPMLRGCLETGTHYLDITGEHAVLEGLHWRGPEARRAGIVAVSGVGFDVVPTDGVAAHLAHALPTATRLRLAFRGGTVSRGTAITMAEGAGEGGLSRQGGLLVREPVAARTWRVEHDGVTFMAVSIPWGDVASAYYSTGIPTVETYLAVPPAAAFVMRGSGLAAPLLRRPAVRRLLRERAGRAKGPSETEMREGRTVVWGEVTDPAGRTRAAKLLGPEAYRFTVEAALASMVRVLAGGVPAGAWTPSQAFGRDFVTTLPGVALLGGFETDGGAPTPR, from the coding sequence ATGACCCTACAACCCCGCCCGATGATCTACGGCGCGAACGGCTTCACGGGCAGGCTGATCGCCCGGGAGGCGGTCCGCCGGGGGCTCACGCCGATCCTCGCCGGACGTTCCCGCGAGGCCGTCGAGCCCCTGGCCCGGGAACTGGGCCTGGAGGCCCGCGTCTTCGGCCTGGACACCCCCGCCGAGGTCGCCCGGAAGCTGGAGGGCGTCTCGCTCGTCCTGCACGGCGCGGGTCCCTTCTCCCGAACGCACCCGCCCATGCTCCGGGGCTGCCTGGAGACGGGCACCCATTACCTCGACATCACCGGGGAGCACGCCGTGCTGGAGGGGCTGCACTGGCGCGGCCCCGAGGCGCGGCGGGCGGGCATCGTGGCGGTCTCCGGCGTCGGCTTCGACGTGGTGCCCACCGACGGGGTGGCGGCACACCTCGCCCACGCGCTGCCCACGGCCACCCGTCTGCGCCTCGCCTTTCGTGGCGGCACCGTCAGCCGGGGCACGGCGATCACGATGGCTGAGGGCGCCGGGGAGGGCGGGCTGAGCCGTCAGGGCGGCCTCCTCGTCCGCGAGCCCGTCGCCGCCCGGACATGGCGGGTGGAGCATGACGGCGTGACCTTCATGGCGGTGAGCATCCCCTGGGGCGACGTGGCGAGCGCCTATTACTCCACGGGCATCCCCACGGTGGAGACGTACCTCGCCGTGCCCCCCGCCGCCGCGTTCGTGATGCGGGGAAGCGGACTCGCGGCGCCCCTGCTGCGGCGACCCGCCGTGCGGCGCCTCCTCCGGGAGCGGGCGGGCCGCGCGAAGGGACCGAGCGAGACCGAGATGAGGGAGGGCCGGACCGTCGTCTGGGGGGAGGTCACCGACCCGGCGGGGCGCACGCGCGCGGCGAAACTCCTCGGGCCGGAGGCCTACCGCTTCACGGTGGAGGCGGCCCTCGCGTCGATGGTGCGCGTGCTGGCGGGGGGCGTGCCCGCCGGGGCCTGGACACCCTCGCAGGCGTTCGGCCGGGACTTCGTGACGACCCTGCCGGGTGTGGCTTTGCTCGGTGGGTTCGAAACGGACGGCGGAGCACCCACTCCCCGCTGA
- a CDS encoding MFS transporter: MTLHRAARTPPRRLAASGLGLFLLLGLVYPVLGPALPTLSGQFGLSATGASLLLSLNSAGAFAGVLLAGALSRRWSPPRRATLALGLLAAGGLGLAFAPGFGVALAFAGLLGLGFGVLDLTTNVWMSTGYGERSASMLNLLSASFGVGAVLAPLAVGLAGGDFRLPLLGCAALAAALLPLVLSLRRVSGPDTPAAPPSARATGRARLLLPGFVLLFLTYVGVEGGIGAWAVTHLQDALGLSTAGAAPLTSLFWVSFTAGRLVSAALALRLPPARLVTLSLGLAAASLALAAVPEAAGVAYALTGLFLAPVFTTGLVWLTRTLPTAGATTSVFASAFLGPVVFSPVVGAFKDAFGWQAIPLTLLGITLLCLGVALGLRRALRS; this comes from the coding sequence GTGACGCTGCATAGGGCCGCCCGCACGCCGCCGCGCAGGCTGGCCGCCTCCGGGCTCGGGCTTTTTCTGCTGCTTGGGCTGGTCTATCCCGTCCTGGGCCCGGCGCTGCCGACCCTGAGCGGGCAGTTCGGGCTGAGTGCGACGGGCGCCTCGCTGCTGCTCAGCCTTAACTCGGCGGGGGCCTTTGCGGGCGTGCTGCTGGCGGGGGCCCTCTCGCGGCGCTGGTCGCCTCCCCGGCGCGCGACGCTGGCGCTGGGCCTCCTGGCCGCCGGGGGCCTGGGGCTGGCCTTCGCCCCCGGCTTCGGGGTCGCGCTCGCCTTTGCGGGGCTGCTCGGGCTGGGCTTCGGGGTCCTCGACCTCACCACCAACGTCTGGATGTCCACGGGGTACGGCGAGCGCAGCGCCTCCATGCTCAACCTCCTCAGCGCGAGCTTCGGGGTCGGCGCCGTGCTCGCGCCCCTGGCGGTGGGGCTCGCGGGCGGCGACTTCCGCCTCCCCCTGCTCGGCTGCGCAGCTCTGGCCGCCGCGCTGCTTCCCCTGGTGCTGAGCCTGCGCCGGGTCAGCGGGCCGGACACCCCCGCCGCCCCCCCTTCAGCCCGGGCGACCGGGCGGGCCCGCCTGCTGCTGCCGGGCTTCGTGCTGCTGTTTCTGACCTACGTCGGGGTGGAGGGCGGCATCGGGGCGTGGGCGGTCACCCACCTGCAAGACGCGCTGGGGCTGAGCACGGCGGGGGCGGCGCCTCTCACGTCGCTCTTCTGGGTGAGCTTCACGGCCGGGCGGCTGGTCTCGGCGGCGCTGGCCCTGCGCCTCCCGCCCGCGCGGCTGGTGACCCTCTCGCTGGGGCTGGCCGCCGCGAGCCTCGCCCTGGCGGCGGTGCCGGAGGCGGCCGGGGTGGCCTACGCGCTGACGGGCCTGTTCCTCGCGCCCGTGTTCACGACCGGGCTGGTGTGGCTGACCCGCACCCTGCCCACGGCGGGGGCCACGACCTCCGTCTTCGCCAGCGCGTTCCTCGGCCCGGTGGTCTTCTCGCCGGTCGTCGGCGCCTTCAAGGACGCCTTCGGCTGGCAGGCGATCCCCCTGACGCTGCTCGGCATCACCCTGCTGTGCCTCGGCGTCGCCCTCGGGCTGCGGCGCGCGCTGCGTTCGTGA
- a CDS encoding DUF808 domain-containing protein: MSGGLVALLDDVAAIARLAAASIDDIGAAAGKAGAKAVGVVVDDTAVTPRYVTGFSPERELPIIWRIARGSLRNKVVFILPVALLLSQFLPWAITPILMVGAAYLCFEGAEKLYEAVVGHPETTHEDAARQSSQAHEEQMVSGAIRTDFILSAEIMAISLAEVADQPFALRAVILVVVALLITALVYGVVGLIVKMDDLGLRLANGDGPARPLGRGLVRAMPAVLSVLSVVGTAAMLWVGGHIILVGLEEFGFGGLAHALHEDALAVGHAVPGALSGFAEWLVETLGSALIGVLLGAVIVAVTHFLPKKGH; the protein is encoded by the coding sequence ATGAGCGGCGGCCTCGTCGCCCTGCTCGACGATGTGGCGGCCATCGCCCGGCTCGCCGCCGCCTCCATCGACGACATCGGCGCGGCGGCGGGCAAGGCGGGCGCCAAGGCCGTCGGTGTGGTCGTGGACGACACCGCCGTCACGCCGCGGTATGTCACGGGCTTCTCGCCCGAGCGCGAGCTGCCGATCATCTGGCGCATCGCGCGGGGCTCGCTGCGCAACAAGGTGGTGTTCATCCTCCCGGTGGCGCTGCTGCTCAGCCAGTTCCTGCCGTGGGCGATCACCCCGATCCTGATGGTGGGCGCGGCCTACCTGTGTTTCGAGGGCGCCGAGAAGCTCTACGAGGCGGTCGTGGGCCACCCCGAGACGACCCACGAGGACGCGGCCAGGCAGTCGAGCCAGGCGCACGAGGAGCAGATGGTCTCAGGAGCGATCCGCACCGATTTCATCCTCTCGGCGGAGATCATGGCGATCTCGCTGGCGGAGGTCGCCGATCAGCCCTTCGCCCTGCGCGCCGTGATCCTCGTGGTCGTCGCGCTCCTGATCACCGCGCTGGTGTACGGGGTGGTCGGATTGATCGTGAAGATGGACGACCTCGGCCTGCGGCTGGCGAACGGCGACGGACCCGCCCGCCCGCTCGGGCGCGGGCTGGTGCGCGCGATGCCCGCCGTCTTGTCGGTGCTCTCCGTCGTCGGCACCGCCGCCATGCTGTGGGTCGGCGGGCACATCATCCTCGTCGGCCTGGAGGAATTCGGCTTCGGCGGCCTCGCCCACGCCCTGCACGAGGACGCCCTGGCCGTGGGCCACGCGGTGCCGGGCGCCCTGTCGGGCTTCGCCGAGTGGCTCGTGGAGACGCTGGGCTCCGCGCTGATCGGCGTGCTCCTGGGCGCCGTGATCGTGGCGGTCACGCACTTCCTGCCGAAGAAGGGGCACTGA
- a CDS encoding MmcQ/YjbR family DNA-binding protein — protein sequence MMRLVADVRGACALLPGTRETFPFDSRNLTFKVGGEDPDGGPPVWRMYAMVDITEDPLRVLVKCEPERSGLLREAYPQIVPALYFGGHWVFLPLDGTLPDSLTRELLEHSYDLVVGRNLPRRVRERLPTR from the coding sequence ATGATGCGGCTCGTCGCCGACGTGCGCGGGGCGTGTGCGCTCCTGCCGGGAACGAGGGAAACCTTCCCCTTCGACTCGCGCAACCTGACCTTCAAGGTGGGCGGCGAGGACCCGGACGGGGGCCCCCCGGTGTGGCGGATGTACGCGATGGTGGACATCACGGAAGACCCACTGCGCGTGCTCGTCAAGTGCGAGCCCGAGCGGTCGGGCCTTCTGCGAGAGGCGTACCCGCAGATCGTCCCCGCCCTGTACTTCGGGGGGCACTGGGTCTTCCTGCCGCTCGACGGGACGCTGCCGGACAGCCTGACCCGCGAGTTGCTGGAACACTCCTACGACCTCGTGGTGGGGAGGAATTTGCCACGGCGGGTGCGGGAGCGGCTGCCCACCCGGTGA
- a CDS encoding extracellular solute-binding protein, which yields MRKLTLLSALALGSAAAAQGQNLSGTVTVWSWDVAAKALQSTVPGFNKKYPNVKVNVVDLGNQNVYDRGLAGCAAGGADLPDVYSIENNEAEVFWARFPDCFTDLNTLGADRLVQNFPAFKWTELTANGRRYAMPWDSGPVVMFYRRDLYQQAGVNPATINTWDDFIAAGRKMNAKFGNGVKMATISNGQDDEWFRMLANQNGCFYFDNEARQVTVARPGCVAALNTIKRLYDANVVATGDWGGQITNIKAGKTAGAMFGAWYEGTVRTNAPDQRGKWGVFPMPASRVGGVRAANLGGSALAIPSASRNKAAAYAFLQHALGTTDGQVTMLKSQGLVPSLLAATRDPYAAQPQAYWGNQRIWQTVLNTLGDVPQARGTQYFQDARQVMIVVQSDFVKGRYKTAQEALNDAARKISSATGLPVAR from the coding sequence ATGCGTAAACTGACCCTGCTCTCCGCCCTCGCCCTCGGCTCGGCCGCCGCCGCGCAGGGGCAGAACCTCTCGGGCACGGTGACCGTCTGGTCGTGGGACGTGGCCGCCAAGGCGCTGCAAAGCACGGTGCCGGGCTTCAACAAGAAATACCCCAACGTGAAGGTCAACGTGGTGGACCTCGGCAACCAGAACGTGTACGACCGGGGGCTGGCGGGCTGCGCGGCGGGCGGGGCCGACCTCCCCGACGTGTACTCCATCGAGAACAACGAGGCCGAGGTCTTCTGGGCGCGCTTTCCCGACTGCTTCACCGACCTGAACACGCTGGGCGCGGACCGGCTGGTGCAAAATTTCCCGGCCTTCAAGTGGACGGAGCTCACCGCGAACGGCAGAAGATACGCGATGCCCTGGGACTCGGGCCCGGTCGTGATGTTCTACCGCCGGGACCTCTACCAGCAGGCGGGAGTCAACCCGGCCACGATCAACACCTGGGACGACTTTATCGCGGCGGGGCGGAAGATGAACGCCAAGTTCGGGAACGGCGTCAAGATGGCGACGATCTCCAACGGGCAGGACGACGAGTGGTTCCGGATGCTCGCCAACCAGAACGGCTGTTTCTACTTCGACAACGAGGCCAGGCAGGTCACGGTCGCCCGGCCGGGCTGCGTCGCGGCGCTCAACACCATCAAGCGGCTCTACGACGCGAATGTGGTGGCGACGGGCGACTGGGGCGGGCAGATCACGAACATCAAGGCCGGGAAGACGGCGGGCGCGATGTTCGGCGCGTGGTACGAGGGCACCGTCCGCACGAACGCCCCCGACCAGCGCGGCAAGTGGGGCGTGTTCCCGATGCCCGCCAGCCGCGTGGGCGGCGTGCGCGCGGCCAATCTCGGCGGCAGCGCCCTCGCCATTCCGAGCGCCAGCCGCAACAAGGCCGCCGCCTACGCCTTCCTCCAGCACGCGCTGGGCACCACCGACGGGCAGGTCACCATGCTCAAGTCGCAGGGGCTGGTGCCGAGCCTGCTCGCCGCGACCCGCGACCCCTACGCCGCGCAGCCGCAGGCCTACTGGGGCAACCAGCGCATCTGGCAGACGGTCCTGAACACCCTCGGCGACGTGCCCCAGGCGCGCGGCACCCAGTACTTCCAGGACGCCCGGCAGGTCATGATCGTCGTGCAGTCGGACTTCGTGAAGGGCCGCTACAAGACGGCCCAGGAGGCTTTGAACGACGCCGCCCGCAAGATCAGCAGCGCGACGGGCCTGCCGGTGGCACGCTAG
- a CDS encoding carbohydrate ABC transporter permease has protein sequence MTTVPAPRRSRRRVPSAPYLFILPYLLIFATFWAWPIVSSFLMSFRDSRLGATAPFGFANWSRLVGDEFFLTALRNTLLILVLQVPIMLTLATALAVALNSRLLKLRGLFRFAFFAPLVVGTVAYSAVFRLLFNSDFGMVNRGLTGLGLGPVDWLNQPGPAMAVIILAMTWRWTGYNAIILLAGLQGISEEVYEAAAIDGATPWQQFWKITLPLLRPTLLFCVVLSIIGTLQLFTEPALITNSGPGNATMTLGTYLYQQGFRSFNFGYASAIAYTVAALAAIFSAIQLRLFGRES, from the coding sequence ATGACCACTGTTCCCGCGCCCCGCCGTTCCCGGCGCCGCGTTCCCAGCGCGCCGTATCTGTTCATCCTGCCGTACCTGCTGATTTTCGCGACCTTCTGGGCGTGGCCCATCGTCAGCTCGTTCCTGATGAGCTTCCGCGACTCGCGGCTGGGAGCGACCGCCCCCTTCGGCTTCGCCAACTGGTCACGGCTCGTCGGGGACGAGTTCTTTCTCACGGCGCTCAGGAACACGCTGCTCATCTTGGTGCTCCAGGTGCCCATCATGCTGACGCTGGCGACGGCGCTGGCGGTGGCCCTGAACAGCCGCCTCCTGAAACTCCGGGGCCTCTTTCGCTTCGCCTTCTTCGCGCCGCTGGTGGTGGGGACGGTGGCGTACTCGGCGGTGTTCCGGCTGCTGTTCAACAGCGACTTCGGGATGGTGAACCGGGGGCTGACGGGGCTGGGGCTCGGCCCGGTGGACTGGCTCAACCAGCCCGGGCCCGCGATGGCGGTGATCATCCTGGCGATGACGTGGCGCTGGACGGGCTACAACGCGATCATCCTGCTGGCGGGCCTCCAGGGCATCAGCGAGGAGGTGTACGAGGCGGCGGCCATCGACGGGGCGACCCCCTGGCAGCAGTTCTGGAAGATCACCCTGCCGCTGCTGCGCCCGACCCTGCTCTTCTGCGTCGTGCTGAGCATCATCGGGACGCTGCAACTGTTCACCGAGCCCGCCCTGATCACCAACAGCGGCCCCGGCAACGCGACGATGACGCTGGGGACGTACCTCTACCAGCAGGGCTTCCGCTCCTTCAACTTCGGCTACGCGAGCGCCATCGCGTACACGGTGGCGGCGCTCGCGGCGATCTTCAGCGCGATCCAGCTCCGGCTCTTCGGGAGGGAGTCGTGA
- a CDS encoding alpha-mannosidase, producing the protein MNPSDPVQQVLQHLTPRLTELGAWRDRHALPLCGGTFQAEGQTFPISEGDPWPARALPVTLRFTVRVPREWRGQPVHIRLQPGGEGLLRVNGEAVGGLNPYHLEHPVLTRAEGGEELNIELDVVPRGLFGTPVQANALRTARLIVPDGDVRGLLEDFGAAQDAAGQLVRAGRGDIAALVADALRGALALVRMDRGDTEAYLSRLAHGPLAERLEQLAQTPTSAGTLAELGLMPSAGQSLASLWEEYTFPPPEGAFPDAGRPWLAAARAALSASLGIIRERYPAEGRLWLTGHAHLDLAWLWPTGETRRKARRTFATVLNLMERSPHFHFNQSSAQLYAWVEEDDPALFERVRERVREGRWDVVGGMWVEPDGNLTSGEAWARQLLYGQRYFESRFGKRARVAWLPDTFGYAANLPQFLRQADLPYFFTTKLTWNETNAFPYDLYRWEALDGSRVLAHSFRNPNEGYNGQVVALDLFETWRNFKGKRAHDTSLFAYGYGDGGGGPTAEMLERKARLCDFPGLPRLVTGRVEDFYAEVRQDGLPVWVGEQYLELHRGTYTTQGRVKFLNRRAEHTLVEADAAAALARRLAGMEAPREELYGAWTTLLRNQFHDILPGSGIHTVNAQAREELASVLETARGIRDAALSALSAQVQRDGEAVVVWNLAGVDRPLRARIEWPQDRPVRFTTSDGTEVATHREGGTLHLHAPDTLVPGLGYTTLLIREVQPTPPPPVNPDDLVLENDRLRVEVAEDGTLASVYDKTLGREALGGRGNQLWAHEDLPRLWDGWDVDAHDLTGGQEVTAQGRPTRVSSGTRQSVRVLRRVGNAEIEQFYHLDAGRPRLEVETRLRWTGRRTMLRARFPLNVRALHATFETAFGAVTRPTHRNTSWEAAQFEVPAHRWADLSEGDFGVSLLNDGKYGHGAGPGMLSLTLLRSPVYPDPRADEGEQTFTYALYPHPGDWRGGTTDEAADLNAPLVAVHSERPEPGAALDLQAHLVTVQPGGLRLAALKEAEEGDALVVRLYDAHGTRGTAEVELHPALGRGDWERVNFLEEPAADPGDLRFGPFTVLTLRRREG; encoded by the coding sequence ATGAACCCCAGCGATCCCGTCCAACAGGTACTCCAGCACCTCACCCCCCGGCTCACCGAACTCGGCGCCTGGCGCGACCGCCACGCCCTGCCCCTGTGCGGCGGCACCTTCCAGGCGGAGGGGCAGACGTTTCCGATCAGCGAGGGTGACCCCTGGCCCGCCCGCGCCCTGCCCGTCACCCTCCGCTTCACCGTCCGCGTTCCCCGGGAGTGGCGCGGCCAGCCCGTCCACATCCGCCTCCAGCCCGGCGGCGAGGGACTCCTGCGGGTGAACGGCGAGGCGGTCGGCGGGCTCAACCCCTACCACCTCGAACATCCCGTGCTGACGCGGGCCGAGGGGGGCGAGGAATTGAACATCGAGCTGGACGTCGTGCCGCGCGGCCTGTTCGGCACGCCCGTCCAGGCCAACGCCTTACGCACGGCCCGCCTGATCGTGCCCGACGGGGACGTGCGCGGGCTGCTGGAGGACTTCGGGGCCGCGCAGGACGCCGCCGGGCAACTCGTGCGCGCCGGGCGGGGAGACATCGCCGCCCTCGTCGCCGACGCGTTGCGGGGCGCCCTCGCGCTCGTGCGGATGGACCGGGGCGACACGGAGGCCTACCTCTCCCGCCTCGCGCACGGTCCCCTCGCCGAGCGGCTGGAACAGCTCGCCCAGACGCCCACCTCCGCCGGGACGCTCGCGGAGCTGGGTCTGATGCCCTCTGCCGGGCAGTCTCTCGCCTCCTTGTGGGAGGAGTACACCTTCCCGCCGCCCGAGGGGGCCTTCCCGGACGCGGGCCGCCCCTGGCTCGCCGCCGCCCGCGCGGCCCTCTCGGCGTCCCTGGGCATCATCCGGGAACGCTACCCCGCCGAGGGCCGCCTGTGGCTGACCGGGCACGCGCACCTCGACCTCGCGTGGCTGTGGCCGACCGGGGAGACCCGGCGCAAGGCGCGGCGGACCTTCGCCACCGTCCTGAACCTGATGGAGCGCTCCCCGCACTTCCACTTCAACCAGTCGAGCGCCCAGCTCTACGCCTGGGTGGAGGAGGATGACCCGGCCCTCTTCGAGCGTGTCCGGGAGCGGGTGCGCGAGGGCCGCTGGGACGTGGTGGGCGGCATGTGGGTCGAGCCCGACGGCAACCTGACCTCGGGGGAGGCGTGGGCGCGCCAGCTCCTGTACGGGCAGCGGTACTTCGAGAGCCGCTTCGGCAAGCGGGCGCGGGTGGCGTGGCTGCCCGACACCTTCGGCTACGCGGCGAACCTCCCGCAATTTCTGCGGCAGGCGGACCTCCCGTATTTCTTCACCACCAAGCTGACCTGGAACGAGACGAACGCCTTCCCGTACGACCTCTACCGCTGGGAGGCGCTCGACGGCTCGCGGGTCCTCGCGCACAGCTTCCGCAACCCCAACGAGGGGTACAACGGCCAGGTCGTCGCCCTCGACCTGTTTGAAACGTGGCGCAATTTCAAGGGGAAGCGGGCGCACGACACCTCCCTCTTCGCCTACGGGTACGGGGACGGCGGCGGCGGCCCGACGGCAGAGATGCTCGAACGCAAGGCGCGGCTGTGCGACTTCCCTGGCCTGCCGCGCCTCGTGACCGGGCGGGTCGAGGACTTCTACGCGGAGGTGAGGCAAGACGGCCTGCCCGTCTGGGTCGGCGAGCAGTACCTGGAGCTGCACCGGGGCACCTACACCACCCAGGGCCGGGTCAAGTTCCTCAACCGCCGCGCCGAGCACACCCTCGTGGAGGCCGACGCGGCGGCGGCCCTCGCCCGGCGTCTGGCGGGGATGGAAGCTCCACGCGAGGAGCTGTACGGGGCGTGGACCACCCTCCTGCGCAACCAGTTCCACGACATCCTGCCGGGCTCGGGCATCCACACGGTGAACGCGCAGGCGCGCGAGGAGCTGGCCTCGGTCCTGGAAACGGCGCGGGGAATCCGTGACGCCGCGTTGAGTGCCCTCTCCGCGCAGGTTCAGCGGGACGGCGAGGCGGTCGTCGTGTGGAACCTGGCGGGAGTGGACCGTCCCCTTCGCGCCCGGATCGAGTGGCCCCAGGACCGACCCGTCCGCTTCACGACTTCCGACGGGACAGAGGTCGCCACCCACCGCGAGGGGGGGACGCTGCACCTTCACGCGCCGGACACACTCGTCCCCGGTTTGGGATATACGACGCTCCTCATCCGGGAGGTCCAACCCACTCCCCCTCCCCCGGTGAACCCGGACGACCTCGTGCTGGAGAATGACCGGCTGCGGGTCGAGGTGGCGGAGGACGGCACGCTCGCCTCCGTGTACGACAAGACGCTGGGCCGCGAGGCGCTGGGCGGGCGCGGCAACCAGCTCTGGGCGCACGAGGACCTGCCTCGGTTGTGGGACGGCTGGGATGTGGACGCCCACGACCTGACGGGCGGGCAGGAGGTCACGGCGCAAGGGCGGCCCACCCGCGTGTCGAGCGGGACGCGCCAGAGTGTGCGGGTGCTGCGCCGGGTCGGGAACGCGGAGATCGAGCAGTTCTACCACCTCGACGCCGGGCGGCCCCGGCTGGAAGTCGAGACGCGGCTGCGCTGGACGGGACGCCGGACGATGCTGCGCGCCCGCTTTCCCCTGAACGTCCGCGCGCTGCACGCGACCTTCGAGACCGCCTTCGGGGCCGTGACCCGCCCCACCCACCGCAACACGTCGTGGGAGGCGGCGCAGTTCGAGGTGCCCGCCCACCGCTGGGCCGACCTCAGCGAGGGGGACTTCGGGGTCAGCCTGCTCAACGACGGCAAGTACGGGCACGGGGCCGGGCCGGGGATGCTGAGCCTGACCCTGCTGCGCTCGCCCGTCTACCCCGACCCGCGCGCGGACGAGGGCGAGCAGACCTTCACCTACGCCCTCTACCCCCACCCCGGCGACTGGCGGGGCGGCACGACGGACGAGGCCGCCGACCTGAACGCGCCCCTCGTCGCCGTCCACAGCGAGCGGCCCGAACCCGGCGCGGCGCTCGACCTCCAGGCCCACCTCGTGACCGTCCAGCCGGGCGGCCTGCGTCTCGCGGCCCTCAAGGAGGCGGAGGAGGGGGACGCCCTCGTCGTGCGGCTGTACGACGCCCACGGCACGCGCGGCACGGCGGAGGTCGAACTGCACCCGGCCCTGGGCAGGGGCGACTGGGAGCGGGTGAACTTCCTGGAAGAGCCCGCCGCCGATCCCGGGGACCTCCGCTTCGGCCCCTTCACGGTCCTGACGCTGAGGCGACGGGAGGGCTGA
- a CDS encoding carbohydrate ABC transporter permease, with product MTVRRADSAAPAQVTAAQPGGMRAQRRAAAFWLHLALIPLALLFLAPLWLMLVFSTHPETAIFSPNPPLWFGGAFVENFRGLQADTNFLRTLANSVVIATLYTLLSMLLTSMGGYAFSKYAFPGRNLLFGLILATLTIPTFVTIIPQFILVARDLGLSNTYWAVVLPTLANTIGIFYMRQAFQTVPNDLLNAARIDGANEWRIFWQIALPIVRPALAALAILLFLASWNDYLWPLIVLTQKDSYTMPVALGTLVGLTRVSWGGIMVGTAIATIPFLILFLALQRLFVAGIAGGAVKD from the coding sequence GTGACGGTCCGGCGGGCAGACTCCGCCGCGCCCGCGCAGGTGACGGCGGCGCAGCCGGGGGGGATGAGGGCCCAGAGGCGGGCCGCCGCCTTCTGGTTGCACCTCGCCTTGATCCCGCTCGCGCTGCTCTTCCTCGCGCCGCTGTGGCTGATGCTGGTGTTCAGCACGCACCCGGAGACGGCGATCTTCTCGCCCAACCCCCCGCTGTGGTTCGGCGGCGCCTTCGTGGAGAACTTCCGGGGACTCCAGGCTGACACCAACTTCCTGCGGACGCTGGCGAACAGCGTGGTCATCGCCACCCTGTACACCCTGCTCAGCATGCTGCTCACCAGCATGGGCGGGTACGCCTTCTCGAAGTACGCCTTCCCGGGGCGCAACCTCCTCTTCGGGCTGATCCTGGCGACGCTGACGATCCCCACCTTCGTGACGATCATCCCGCAGTTCATCCTCGTGGCGCGCGACCTGGGGCTGAGCAACACGTACTGGGCGGTCGTGCTGCCCACGCTGGCGAACACCATCGGCATCTTCTACATGCGGCAGGCGTTCCAGACGGTGCCGAACGATCTGCTGAACGCCGCGCGCATCGACGGGGCGAACGAGTGGCGCATCTTCTGGCAGATCGCGCTGCCCATCGTGCGGCCCGCCCTCGCCGCGCTCGCCATCCTGCTCTTCCTGGCGAGCTGGAACGACTACCTGTGGCCCCTGATCGTCCTGACGCAGAAAGACAGCTACACCATGCCCGTCGCGCTGGGCACCCTCGTCGGCCTGACGCGCGTGTCGTGGGGCGGGATCATGGTGGGCACGGCCATCGCCACCATCCCCTTCCTGATCCTGTTCCTGGCGCTGCAACGCCTCTTCGTGGCGGGCATCGCGGGGGGCGCGGTCAAGGACTGA